Part of the Niallia alba genome is shown below.
CTATGTAAATGGTAATCTCGTAACCATCCATCAAGGAGGTTACCATGGTTTTTCTGTAGATGTAGCCGATTATGTGACATCTGGTGAGAATAAACTGACTGTTAAAGTCAAAGATTCCAAGGATTGTGCACAACCGAGAGGAAAACAGCGCTGGCATGATGAGAATTTTGGCTGCTGGTATGTTCAAACAACGGGAATATGGAAGTCCGTTTGGTTAGAATATGTAAATGAAGCTCACTTAAATCATGCAAAAATTACGCCATTATTTGATGAGCAAGAAATTGTGATTGAAGTAGAAACAACTGATATTCCGTTTACAGCAGAAGGATACAAAGTAGTGGCATCTATCCGATTTAATGGCAAAGTGATTAATGAATTAACTGCTAATATAGTTGATAATGCTGCTTCACTTAAAGGAAGTGTATTAGAAAGACTAGATCCATGGACAATGAAGGCTTGGAGTCCAGAAAATCCGAATCTATATGACCTGACTCTTAAATTGTACGATCAAGATGTATTACTTGATGAAGTTCAATCCTATTTTGGTATGCGTAAGATATCCATTGAAGGAAATAGAATCCTTCTTAATAATAGAGAGCTATATCAACGCTTAATTTTAGACCAAGGCTACTGGGAAGAATCGGATTTAACACCACCAAGTGTTGCGGCGTTAGAAGAAGATATCGATAAAGTATTAGAATTGGGATATAACGGAGTCCGGAAGCATCAAAAAGTAGAGGACAGTAGATTTTTATATTTAGCGGATAAAAAAGGTCTTCTTGTCTGGTTAGAAGTTGGTTCAACGTTTGGATTTAATGACAAAGCAATTCGTAATTTTTCCCATGAATGGTTGGAAATTGTGAAGCAAAATTACAACCATCCAAGTGTGATCACATGGGTACCATTTAATGAATCATGGGGAATTGGTAATATCCATCATGACAAGCAGCAACAGGCTTTTACGGAAAGTATCTATCATTTAACAAAAGCATATGATAGCAATCGCCCTGTTATCACAAATGATGGTTGGGAACATACTATTTCCGATATTATCACACTGCATGATTATGAAGAATACGGATCACTTCTTGCAAGCAGATATGAAGATAATGAAAAATTAATGTCTAATTCTATCCAGTTTAATAAAGGTTTTTATGCCTTTGCAGATGGTTATCCATATAAAGGTCAGCCGATCCTTATTTCTGAATTTGGCGGAATCGCTTTCCAAACAGAGGATGGTTGGGGCTATGGAAATCAAGTAAAGGATGAAGAAGCGTTTTTTAAACGTTTTGAAGATATCCATCATGCTGTTCAAGATTTAGAATATGTATGTGGTTATTGTTATACACAACTAACCGATGTACAACAAGAAGTAAACGGCTTGCTTACAATCGATAGAAAACCAAAAGTTTCCGTTGAGAGAGTAAGACAGGTAAATACCCGAAGATTATAATCATAGGAGTGTATAAAGATGACGAGACAAGAATATCCGCGCCCTCAGTTCGTGCGTGATCAGTGGATTAACTTAAATGGAACATGGCAATTTCAATTTGATGATGAGAATGTTGGAGAAAAAGAGCATTATTTTAATAAAGAAACACTTGATAAAGAAATTCAAGTACCGTTTGTTTACCAATCTACGTTAAGTGGGATTGGGGAAAGAACGGTTCATGAATATGTATGGTATAAGAAAGAAGTGGTTATCCCCAATGATCCTGGTAAAAGAACAATTTTGCATTTTGGTGCGGTCGACTACTATTGCAAAGTTTATGTGAACGGACAATTCGTGGGAGACCATGAAGGCGGACATACTTCGTTTTCATTTGATATTTCGAATTATTTAGCAGAAGAAAAACAAAGTATTACTGTTAAGGTCTATGATCCTTTAAAAGATGAAACAATCCCACGTGGCAAACAGTTTTGGGAAGATGAGCCACGAGCAATTTGGTATACGAATTCTACAGGAATTTGGCAAACTGTATGGGTGGAACAAGTAAATAAAGAACATATTGAAAAAGTTCGATTTACATCTGATCTTGATCACGGTGTCGTATGGATAGATTTTGCTTTAAATAAGGATACAGAAGTTTCAAAAGCTAATTATTATGTGAACTACAAAATGATGTTTAAGAATACTTTAATCGCAGAAGATCGAATTAAAATGAATAATATTGCCGAAAAACGAGCAGTTGACATTATCCAAAATAAAATTTTCCGTACGAATTTCCATGACGGCGGTTACACTTGGTCACCAGAACATCCAAATTTATTTGATGTTTCCATCGAGCTCTGTGATGAAAGTGGAACAGTTTTAGATAAAGTGGAATCCTATTTCGGCTATCGGAAAATTCATACCGAAAATGGAATGGTCTATTTAAATAATAAACCGTATTATCAGAAACTTGTGCTGGACCAAGGATATTGGCCAGAGGGACTTTTAACAGCGCCGAGAGCAGAAGATTATAAAAAAGATATCGAATTAGCGAAAGAAATGGGATTTAACGGATGTAGAAAACATCAAAAAACAGAAGATCCTCTCTTCTTACATTATGCAGATACATTAGGCTTTCTAGTCTGGGGAGAATGTGCATCAGCTCCTGTTTATACAAAAGAAGCCGCAACAAGATTAATGAAGGAATGGATGGAAATTGTGGAACGAGATTATAATCATCCATCCATTATCACTTGGGTACCACTAAACGAAAGCTGGGGTATTCCAGATATTCATTATGATAAAACACAGCAGCATTTTTCAACAACCATGTATCATATGCTCCATGCAATTGATGGGACACGACTAGTAATCTCTAATGACGGATGGGAAGCGACGGTTACAGATATTTGTGCGATTCACAATTACGGTCATGGGAATGCAGATGAAAAGGCAAAATATCAATATTTCAAGGAATCTATTTCAACTGTTGAAAATTTACTTACCCATGCCCATAGTAAATGGGAAGTGTATGCGGAAAATCACTCCCATCAAGGAGAACCAATTCTGTTAACAGAATTTGGAGGCATCGCATTTAAAATGGGCGATCAAAGTGGTTGGGGGTACACTTCTGTGGAGAATGCAGAAGATTATGTAACCGAATACCGCAAAATCATGGAAGCAATTTTCCAATCAAAAGGACTATGGGGCTATTGCTATACACAGCTAACAGATGTTGAACAAGAGATTAATGGTATTCTAACGTATAATCGCGTTCCAAAATGCGATTTAGCAAAGATTAAAGAGCTGAATAATTTGTTCTTTCCAGATCGATTGGCGATTAAGGGGTAAATGTTTCGTTAGTTACTATAATCAAGTTAGGGAACGGGGAACCGTTCCTTTCTTTTTGGATAGTATTATGTTAAAATGTTCAAGGCTCATGACAGCGAAAATGATGGATGGTTTAAAGTTATCCTGAGTTTCCTGACATGGGTTTTTATTTTGTTAACCCAAATATAAATAAACGAACTTATTAATTTCCAAAAGGAATACATAGCTATTTGGTATCAGGGTTTGATAAAATACAAAAGAATGAGTTTTAGTATAGGCTGTTTGGACGAACTTTATTTAAATAATAGGAACAATAATTAAAAAGTAGCCTTCGTTAAAATACAAATTTAACCGGCTATCGCTCTTAACGTTTGGAGGAAATAATGTGGCAGTAAAACAAATTGTAATGTTTCCAGATCCGGTATTAGAAACACCGTGCGAGGAAGTTACAGTCTTTGATAAAAAGTTAGCAAAACTATTAAATGATATGTATGAGACAATGATTGAATTTGATGGAGTAGGACTTGCCGCTCCGCAAATCGGTATCTCAAAACAAATTGCAGTAGTAGATATTGATGACGAAATGGGTACACTGGAATTAATTAACCCAAGACTATTAGAAATAAACGGCTCGCAAGTAGGACCTGAAGGGTGTTTAAGCTTTCCGGGATTATTTGGAGATGTCGAAAGACCTTTTTCCATAAAAGTAGAGGCTCAAAATAGAAAAGGGAAAAAATATATAATAGAAGCAGAAGAATATTTAGCGCGTGCTATTTTACATGAAATGGATCACTTAGATGGAGTACTATTTACTTCAAAAGTGATTCGTTATCTAGAGGAAGATGAGCTAGAAGGAGTGGAAACAAATGACTAAAGTAGTATTTATGGGAACGCCTGATTTTTCCGTTCCAGTATTACAAAGATTAATAGAAGAAAAGTATGATGTAATTGCGGTAGTTACACAGCCAGATAGACCTGTTGGCAGAAAAAAAGTACTCACCCCCCCTCCAGTAAAGGTGGAAGCTCTAAAACATAATATTCCAGTCTATCAACCAGAGAAAATTCGCCAATCAGAAGAGCTGAAAACAATTATCTCGCTTAACCCAGATATTATCGTAACGGCTGCTTTTGGTCAAATTCTACCGAAAGAACTATTGGATGCACCGAAATTTGGATGTGTAAATGTGCATGCTTCATTACTTCCAGAATTAAGAGGTGGAGCACCAATTCATTATAGTATTCTCCAGGGAAAAGAAAAAACAGGTATTACGATTATGTATATGGCAGAGAAATTAGATGCCGGTGATATTATTTCCGTAGCAGAAGTAGAAATTACGGAAGATGATACAGTTGGAACACTTCACGATAAATTAAGTAGTGTCGGAAGTGATTTATTATCGGCAACTTTGCCTAAACTGTTAGCAGGAGAAATTACGTCGATTCCTCAAAATGATGAGGAGGCTACATTTGCGCCAAACTTGAAACGTTCGGATGAAAAAATCGATTGGTCTGCTTCAGGAGAAGAAATTTATAACAAAATTCGTGGCTTAAATCCATGGCCGGTAGCCTTCACCCTTTATCAAGGGAATGTGATGAAAGTATGGGCTGGAAAGAAAGTTGCTAAAAAAATAGAGGCTGTTCCTGGAAAGATTGTAGAAATTACGGAACAAGGACCGGTTATTGCTACTGGAAATGATACGTATATTCAATTAACAGAAGTGCAGCCAGCAGGAAAGAAGAAAATGGATATTGGTCAATTTTTACGAGGTGCAGGCAGCAAAATGCAAGTAAATGAAATACTAGGAGTTACAAATGAAGAAAACTAGAAAAAATGTACGGGAAGCAGCATTAGATATCCTGGAAAGTATTCAAAAAAATCAAGCGTACAGTAATCTATTATTAAATACGACGATTAAAAAAAATGAGATTCCAACTAAAGATATCGGTTTGTTAACAGAAATCGTTTATGGAACGTTGCAACGAAAAATGGCTCTTGAATATTATCTTCGTCCTTTCCTTAATAAAGGAAAGAAAATAGAAGAATGGGTTTATATTCTCCTGCAAATGACTGTTTATCAGATTGTTTATTTGGATCGTATTCCAGATCATGCTGCAATAAACGAAGCGGTTGAAATTGCTAAAAAAAGAGGCCATAAGGGAATTAGTGGTTTTGTAAATGCGGTATTGCGAAATATGCTTAGACAAGGATTACCGTCTTTTAATGAGATTCAAGACGATATAGAAAGACTTTCGATTGAAACAAGCCATCCTCATTGGCTTGTCAAAAGATGGGTTGAGCAGCTTAGCTTAGAAGAAGCAAGGAAAATGTGCGAAATCAACTTAACAGCACCAACGCAAACAGCAAGGGTAAATACAACGAAAATCTCTGTCGACGAATGCTTAGCGCTCTTAATAGAAGAAGGCTTCCAAGTAGAAGTAAGTGCCGTAATTCCAGAAGGTATAAAAATTCTCCGAGGGAATGTAGCGCACTCGACAGTTTTTGAAAAAGGATATTTAACCATTCAGGATGAAAGCTCGATGATTGTTGCCTATGCTTTAGATGTAGACAAGCCTTATTCGGT
Proteins encoded:
- a CDS encoding glycoside hydrolase family 2 protein; this encodes MNELHPNPQFHRAEWVSLDGEWKFAFDDKKVGEKERWYASFPESTPINVPFTYETKASGINQQEHHETVWYERTITIDDTKKHPIVHFEGVDYEAFIYVNGNLVTIHQGGYHGFSVDVADYVTSGENKLTVKVKDSKDCAQPRGKQRWHDENFGCWYVQTTGIWKSVWLEYVNEAHLNHAKITPLFDEQEIVIEVETTDIPFTAEGYKVVASIRFNGKVINELTANIVDNAASLKGSVLERLDPWTMKAWSPENPNLYDLTLKLYDQDVLLDEVQSYFGMRKISIEGNRILLNNRELYQRLILDQGYWEESDLTPPSVAALEEDIDKVLELGYNGVRKHQKVEDSRFLYLADKKGLLVWLEVGSTFGFNDKAIRNFSHEWLEIVKQNYNHPSVITWVPFNESWGIGNIHHDKQQQAFTESIYHLTKAYDSNRPVITNDGWEHTISDIITLHDYEEYGSLLASRYEDNEKLMSNSIQFNKGFYAFADGYPYKGQPILISEFGGIAFQTEDGWGYGNQVKDEEAFFKRFEDIHHAVQDLEYVCGYCYTQLTDVQQEVNGLLTIDRKPKVSVERVRQVNTRRL
- a CDS encoding glycoside hydrolase family 2 protein yields the protein MTRQEYPRPQFVRDQWINLNGTWQFQFDDENVGEKEHYFNKETLDKEIQVPFVYQSTLSGIGERTVHEYVWYKKEVVIPNDPGKRTILHFGAVDYYCKVYVNGQFVGDHEGGHTSFSFDISNYLAEEKQSITVKVYDPLKDETIPRGKQFWEDEPRAIWYTNSTGIWQTVWVEQVNKEHIEKVRFTSDLDHGVVWIDFALNKDTEVSKANYYVNYKMMFKNTLIAEDRIKMNNIAEKRAVDIIQNKIFRTNFHDGGYTWSPEHPNLFDVSIELCDESGTVLDKVESYFGYRKIHTENGMVYLNNKPYYQKLVLDQGYWPEGLLTAPRAEDYKKDIELAKEMGFNGCRKHQKTEDPLFLHYADTLGFLVWGECASAPVYTKEAATRLMKEWMEIVERDYNHPSIITWVPLNESWGIPDIHYDKTQQHFSTTMYHMLHAIDGTRLVISNDGWEATVTDICAIHNYGHGNADEKAKYQYFKESISTVENLLTHAHSKWEVYAENHSHQGEPILLTEFGGIAFKMGDQSGWGYTSVENAEDYVTEYRKIMEAIFQSKGLWGYCYTQLTDVEQEINGILTYNRVPKCDLAKIKELNNLFFPDRLAIKG
- the def gene encoding peptide deformylase; this encodes MAVKQIVMFPDPVLETPCEEVTVFDKKLAKLLNDMYETMIEFDGVGLAAPQIGISKQIAVVDIDDEMGTLELINPRLLEINGSQVGPEGCLSFPGLFGDVERPFSIKVEAQNRKGKKYIIEAEEYLARAILHEMDHLDGVLFTSKVIRYLEEDELEGVETND
- the fmt gene encoding methionyl-tRNA formyltransferase; amino-acid sequence: MTKVVFMGTPDFSVPVLQRLIEEKYDVIAVVTQPDRPVGRKKVLTPPPVKVEALKHNIPVYQPEKIRQSEELKTIISLNPDIIVTAAFGQILPKELLDAPKFGCVNVHASLLPELRGGAPIHYSILQGKEKTGITIMYMAEKLDAGDIISVAEVEITEDDTVGTLHDKLSSVGSDLLSATLPKLLAGEITSIPQNDEEATFAPNLKRSDEKIDWSASGEEIYNKIRGLNPWPVAFTLYQGNVMKVWAGKKVAKKIEAVPGKIVEITEQGPVIATGNDTYIQLTEVQPAGKKKMDIGQFLRGAGSKMQVNEILGVTNEEN
- the rsmB gene encoding 16S rRNA (cytosine(967)-C(5))-methyltransferase RsmB, which produces MKKTRKNVREAALDILESIQKNQAYSNLLLNTTIKKNEIPTKDIGLLTEIVYGTLQRKMALEYYLRPFLNKGKKIEEWVYILLQMTVYQIVYLDRIPDHAAINEAVEIAKKRGHKGISGFVNAVLRNMLRQGLPSFNEIQDDIERLSIETSHPHWLVKRWVEQLSLEEARKMCEINLTAPTQTARVNTTKISVDECLALLIEEGFQVEVSAVIPEGIKILRGNVAHSTVFEKGYLTIQDESSMIVAYALDVDKPYSVLDACAAPGGKSTHIAEKMNKEGKVLSIDLHEHKVKLIKQNADRLDLPTIETKAMDSRKLDSTLEAESFDRILLDAPCSGFGVMRRKPDMKYTKTEADVDRLQKIQLDLLTSVSSLLKKGGLLVYSTCTIDKAENEEVVEKFLAENVQFERDLTLAERLPLDLQQYTTGNELQILPQYFGSDGFYIAALRKKVQ